CAGGGGCTCGAGGAGCGGGAGATTGCCGGGGTGATGGGCTATCGCACGCCGAACCACAAGCCGGGGCTGTTCTACAAACGGCAGTTCCAGTACGACGCGTACCGCAACGAGTACGTGTGCCCGCAGGGACAGGCGCTGCCGTACAGCACGACTAACCGGCTCGGCTATCGGGAATACAAATCCGATGCTCGGATATGCCGGTGCTGCCCGGTACGAGCACAGTGCACGAACAGTGCCAACGCGGTGAAGGTGGTGACGCGCCATGTCTGGGAGCGCGCCAAGGAGCGGGTGGATGCGAGGCGGCTGAGCGAGTGGGGGCGACGCATTTACGCGCGGCGCAAGGAGACGGTGGAACGCAGCTTCGCCGATGCCAAGCAACTGCATGGGCATCGCTATGCGCGCATGCGCGGGCTGCGCAAGGTGGCCGAGCAGTGCTTGTTGGCTGCGGCGGCGCAGAACATCAAGAAAATTGCGATGCTGGTGGCGCGCCTACGGGCGCGTTTAGGCGAGCGTTCGTACCTCTGGCGCCCGTTTCGGTGGCTCATGAGCGTCCTGAGGGCTTGTCTCTCAATGTGCGCGCCCTTACGCTGCCCATTCGCCCTTGCCTAAAAGCCAAAAACCCCTCGCTCCGAAAAACGAGGGGTTCGTCAGCAATCTGACGCCGGTCACGAAACCGGCGTTTTTTACCCTCTGACCGCCCTCGACGCAATGCGCGAAGCTCAGCGCACGATCAGGTTATCGCGATGAATCAGCTCCGGCTCGTTCGCGAAACCCAGCACCTGCTCGATGTCGCTGCTTGGGTGGCGGCGAATCAGACGCGTCTCCGACGCGCTGTAATTCGACAGCCCGCGCGCGACCTCATGGCCGGCCTCGTCCACGCACGCGATGACCTCGCCGCGCGCGAACGTGCCTTCGACGTCGATGACGCCGATCGGCAGCAAACTCTTACCCTCTTCCATCAGCTTCTTGCACGCACCCGCGTCGATCACGACACGGCCACGCACTTGCAGGTGGTCGGCCATCCACTGCTTGCGGGCGGTGAGGACTGCCGTGCGTGCCACGAGCTGCGTGCCGATGGCCTCGCCGCCGGCCAGACGCACCAGCACATCCGCCTCCCGGCCCGACGCGATCACCGTGTGCGCGCCGCTCGTCGCTGCGCGCTTGGCTGCCAGAATCTTGGTCAGCATGCCGCCACGGCCGATATTGGTGCCCGCACCGCCGGCCATCGCCTCGAGACGTTCGTCTCCCGCTTCGGCTTCGTGCACGAATTCGGCGTCCGGATTTTTGCGCGGATCGGCGGTATAGAGGCCCGACTGGTCGGTAAGGATGACGAGCGCATCGCCATCGATCAGGTTCGTGACGAGCGCTCCGAGTGTATCGTTGTCGCCGAACTTGATTTCGTCGGTCACGACCGTGTCGTTCTCGTTGATGATGGGCACCACGCCGAGACGCAACAACGTGAGCAACGTCGTTCGCGCGTTCAGATAGCGTTCGCGATCGGCCAGATCGGCATGCGTGAGCAGAATCTGTGCCGTTCGCACGCCATGCTCGGCAAAGCGGGTCTCATAGACCTGTGCGAGTCCCATCTGGCCCACGGCGGCGGCGGCCTGCAATTCATCGATGGCTTTCGGGCGGCGCGCCCACCCCAAACGCTGCATACCCTCGGCGATTGCGCCCGAACTCACGAGCACAACCTGCTTTGGCGGTCGCCCATCGCCCCCGTGCCGCAACGCGGCGATCTGCTGCGCCCAACGCGCAATGGCAACATCGTCCAGCCCGCGACCGTCGTTGGTCACGAGACTGGAACCCACTTTCACCACGAGCCGCCTGGCATCGGCGATGACCGAACGCATGGAACTGGATTCTCCTGCGGATGTATTGGGAAGACGGGGCCGCTGCGGGCGGGGACGACGCGGCGCACCGGTCCGTCCCTCATCTGGCCGCAGCAGCCGGATCGCTGGCGTAGGCGCGCGATGTCCGAAACGTCGGCGCCAGCGTTTGAGTGATGTGGAGTTTACGCCTTTGGCGCGTCGTCCGTTGGGATTTGTGGTGCGTCTTCGGCGACGGGAGCCGCACTGCCGGCGCGGAAGCGCGGGTCTGCGGCAGCGTCTTCGATCGCCTCTTCGACGGCGCCGCGTTGCTGATACAGATACTCCTGCACCGCCAGGCACAACTTCTCGCAGCCCTCGCCCGTCAAGGCGGAGATCTCGAAGGTCGGGCCGTCCCAGCCGAAGCGCTTCCTGAAATCTGCCACGCGCTCAGCGCGCTCCGCTTCCGCCACCATGTCCACCTTGTTGAGCACCAGCCAACGCGGCTTCTGGAACAGCGCTTCGTCGTACTTTTGCAGTTCGAGAACGATGGCATTGGCCTCCGCCACCGGATCGACTCCTTCGTCGAACGGCGCGATGTCCACGATATGGAGCAACAAGCCGGTACGCTGCAAGTGGCGCAGGAACTGGTGGCCGAGTCCGGCGCCTTCCGCGGCACCTTCGATCAGGCCCGGAATGTCGGCGATCACGAAGCTCTTGCCCGGCGCAGTACGCACCACGCCCAGGTTCGGATGCAACGTCGTGAACGGATAGTCCGCGATTTTCGGACGCGCGTTCGACACCGACGCGATAAACGTCGACTTGCCTGCGTTGGGCATACCAAGCAGGCCGACGTCAGCGAGCACTTTGAGCTCTAGCTGGAGCATGCGGCGCTCACCGGGCTTGCCGTCCGTCTTCTGACGGGGCGCGCGGTTCGTGCTCGACTTGAAGTGGAGATTGCCCAGACCGCCCGCACCGCCTTGCGCCAGCACGACTTCCTGACCATGCTCGGTCAGGTCGGCGATAGTCTCGCCGGTGTCCATGTCGGTGATGATGGTGCCGACCGGCATGCGAAGGAAGATGTCGTCTCCGCCCTTGCCGTAGCAATCCGAGCCGCGACCGGATTCACCGTTCTTCGCCAGATGCTTCTTCGAATAACGGTAATCGATCAGGGTGTTGATGTTGCGATCCGCCACGGCAAACACGCTGCCGCCGCGACCGCCGTCGCCGCCGTCAGGTCCGCCGAACGGCACGAACTTCTCACGGCGCATCGATGCCGAGCCGTTGCCGCCGTTCCCGGCGATCACCTCGATTCGTGCTGCGTCAATGAATTTCATGTGGGTCCGCCCCGCTTAACGACCGTCCGCAGACGATCCTGAATACTGTTCAATGCCCCGCTCCGGGCGCGACAGGTTCGCGGCACGCTGGCGGGACAAACAAAAAAGGCTCCGCATGAGAGCGGAGCCTTTTGGTGGCAAAAGGCTTAGCTTACGCTGCCGGCACCACGCTAACCACTTGCTTCTTCGCTGCGCCCTTGACGGCGAACTGCACGTGACCGTCGGCCAGTGCAAACAGCGTGTGGTCCTTACCGATGCCGACGTTTTCGCCAGCATGCATACGAGTACCACGTTGGCGAACGATGATGCCGCCAGCCAGGATCGCCTGACCGCCGTACACCTTCACGCCAAGGCGCTTCGACTCGGAATCGCGGCCGTTACGGGACGATCCGCCTGCTTTTTTGTGTGCCATGACTTAACTCCTTACCTAGCTCGATCGATTAGCCGTTGATGCTGTCGATGCGCAGCTCGGTGTAGTTTTGGCGATGGCCTTGACGCTTTTGGTAGTGCTTGCGACGGCGCATCTTGAAAATCTTCACCTTGGGGTGACGACCCTGGGCGATAACGGTAGCCTTGACGGAAGCCCCACTGACCAACGGCGCACCGAACTTAATCGATTCACCCTCGCCAACGGCGAGAACCTGGTCGATGGTGATTTCAGCGCCAATGTCAGCCGGTATCTGTTCTACTTTGAGCTTTTCGCCAGCAGCAACCTTATATTGCTTACCGCCGGTTTTTATGACCGCGTACATTGTTGAACCTCACTCATAAACAAGAGAATTTCCGCGCAGACCGAGGGTCCCGAAAGGACTCGACTTACCGGCCATCGCACCGCCGCGGGGCCGTCATACCGAAGTATTTTCGGACCAGGCGCAACGAATGCGCGCACGAAAACCGGGGATTATACAGACTTTCTCCTTTTGCGTCAAAGACTTCCATGACGCCAGTCATTCCGCGGCCCTGGTGCCCGAAAGTCGCCGCGCCCACTATATAATTTGGGGCGAATTTTTCCTCACCCGAGCCTTGTCTTGACTGCTTCGACTTCTTCCCAGAACGTACTGGCCGCCATCGCCGACGACATGCGTGCCGTCGACCAGCTTATCCGCCACCGGCTGGCCTCCGAGGTGGTCCTGATCAATCAGATCTCGGAGTACATCATCAATTCGGGCGGCAAACGGCTGCGTCCGGCATTGCTGCTACTCGTGTCCGGCGCGCTGGGCGTGAGCTCACCGGCGCGCTACGAGCTGGCCGCGGTCATCGAATTCATTCACACCTCCACGCTGCTGCACGACGACGTCGTCGACGAATCCGACCTGCGTCGCGGCAAGCAGACCGCCAATGCGCTGTTTGGCAACGCGGCGTCGGTGCTGGTCGGCGACTTCCTGTATTCGCGCTCTTTCGAAATGATGGTGAGCGTGGACAACATGCGCGTGATGCAGATCCTGGCGCGCGCGACCAACGTGATCGCCGAAGGGGAAGTGCTGCAACTGCTGAACATGCACGATCCGGATGTGGACGAAGCGCGTTACTTGCAGGTCATCAAATACAAGACGGCAACGCTGTTCGAAGCGGCCACCCAGTTGGCTGCCGTGCTGGCCAACGCCGATGCGCAGACTGAAGCGGCCGTGCGCGAATACGGTGGACGTCTGGGCACCGCCTTCCAGTTGATGGACGACTGGCTGGACTACGCCGGCGACACCGACGCGATGGGCAAGAACGCCGGCGACGATTTGCGGGAAGGCAAACCGACGCTACCGCTGATCCATGTGCTTCAGCACGGTACGGACGAAGAACGCGCGCTCGTGCGTGAAGCCATCGAGAACGGCGGCACCGACAAGTTCGAACCCATCCTCGCTGCCATCACGCGTACGGGCGCGCTCGATTACACGTTGGCGCGGGCCAAGGAAGAGGCAGACGCGGCTGCACAAACAATTTCTGCACTTCCCCCTTCCCATTACAAAAATAGCCTGCTAGAATTATGTTCTTACTCGATAGCGCGACGCACTTAGCGAAGTAGCAGTATCGAAGCGGGGTGTAGCTTAGCCTGGTAGAGCGCTACGTTCGGGACGTAGAGGCCGGAGGTTCGAATCCTCTCACCCCGACCAGGATTTACTTTGCGTTGACTTTACGTTACGCGGAGCAAAAAAACCGACGGCCTTGTCCGTCGGTTTTTTATTTTCGCGGCCGGATTCTCTCCATCGCCGCACGCTTGGTACTCCGTCGCATCCTGGCGATGCGCTCGCCGATCAGTACGTTGGCGCGCTGAGGGCACGATCCGCTCTGATATAGTGGCATCTCGTTGCCACCCCCTGCGCTCAATGCGCATCTAAAAGCTTGGACGCCTTGCCCTTATGGGCGCAGATTTGCGCCGTCGCCTTCCTGATCGTCTGCTCGGGATTCTTTTCCATTTCCGAGACGAGCATGATGGCGCTCAATCGCCATCGTCTGAAACATCTCGTGCGCATGAACGTGCATGGCGCCAGGTCCACGCAAGGGCTGCTCTCGCGCACCGAAGATCTGCTCTCGACGATTCTCGTCGGCAATAACGTCATCAACACGGTTGTGCCGGTGCTCACCACGTCGATTGCGGTGCGCTACTTCGGCAACGATGCCATCACGCTGTCCATCGCCACTGCGGTGATCGCGCTGCTCATCATCATCTTTGCGGAGATCGCTCCAAAGATCGTCGGCGCAACGTATCCGG
This is a stretch of genomic DNA from Pandoraea faecigallinarum. It encodes these proteins:
- the proB gene encoding glutamate 5-kinase, producing the protein MRSVIADARRLVVKVGSSLVTNDGRGLDDVAIARWAQQIAALRHGGDGRPPKQVVLVSSGAIAEGMQRLGWARRPKAIDELQAAAAVGQMGLAQVYETRFAEHGVRTAQILLTHADLADRERYLNARTTLLTLLRLGVVPIINENDTVVTDEIKFGDNDTLGALVTNLIDGDALVILTDQSGLYTADPRKNPDAEFVHEAEAGDERLEAMAGGAGTNIGRGGMLTKILAAKRAATSGAHTVIASGREADVLVRLAGGEAIGTQLVARTAVLTARKQWMADHLQVRGRVVIDAGACKKLMEEGKSLLPIGVIDVEGTFARGEVIACVDEAGHEVARGLSNYSASETRLIRRHPSSDIEQVLGFANEPELIHRDNLIVR
- the cgtA gene encoding Obg family GTPase CgtA, whose amino-acid sequence is MKFIDAARIEVIAGNGGNGSASMRREKFVPFGGPDGGDGGRGGSVFAVADRNINTLIDYRYSKKHLAKNGESGRGSDCYGKGGDDIFLRMPVGTIITDMDTGETIADLTEHGQEVVLAQGGAGGLGNLHFKSSTNRAPRQKTDGKPGERRMLQLELKVLADVGLLGMPNAGKSTFIASVSNARPKIADYPFTTLHPNLGVVRTAPGKSFVIADIPGLIEGAAEGAGLGHQFLRHLQRTGLLLHIVDIAPFDEGVDPVAEANAIVLELQKYDEALFQKPRWLVLNKVDMVAEAERAERVADFRKRFGWDGPTFEISALTGEGCEKLCLAVQEYLYQQRGAVEEAIEDAAADPRFRAGSAAPVAEDAPQIPTDDAPKA
- the rpmA gene encoding 50S ribosomal protein L27: MAHKKAGGSSRNGRDSESKRLGVKVYGGQAILAGGIIVRQRGTRMHAGENVGIGKDHTLFALADGHVQFAVKGAAKKQVVSVVPAA
- the rplU gene encoding 50S ribosomal protein L21 produces the protein MYAVIKTGGKQYKVAAGEKLKVEQIPADIGAEITIDQVLAVGEGESIKFGAPLVSGASVKATVIAQGRHPKVKIFKMRRRKHYQKRQGHRQNYTELRIDSING
- a CDS encoding polyprenyl synthetase family protein; protein product: MRAVDQLIRHRLASEVVLINQISEYIINSGGKRLRPALLLLVSGALGVSSPARYELAAVIEFIHTSTLLHDDVVDESDLRRGKQTANALFGNAASVLVGDFLYSRSFEMMVSVDNMRVMQILARATNVIAEGEVLQLLNMHDPDVDEARYLQVIKYKTATLFEAATQLAAVLANADAQTEAAVREYGGRLGTAFQLMDDWLDYAGDTDAMGKNAGDDLREGKPTLPLIHVLQHGTDEERALVREAIENGGTDKFEPILAAITRTGALDYTLARAKEEADAAAQTISALPPSHYKNSLLELCSYSIARRT